A stretch of DNA from Halobacillus litoralis:
AAAGTCATGTTCTACAGCTTCTACGGCAATTTTCAATTCTGGAAAAGCGACATCAACCGTGTACTTTTCCACCTGATAACGCAAAGTAGGCTGTAAACCATAAGCAAGAAACCCTTCATATAATCTCCGGACTAAATTTGAACTGATTCCATCAGCTCCCATTTCCTCTGGCTGCTCCTCATTTCTGACTCGTAGTGTCAGTACAATAGCAAGGATCAATAAGGTCATAAAAGCTGCATACTCGATAAACATGGTTATGTTCATATTCATCACCCACTACCATTCTATCCAAATGCCCCCTCTTCTTATTCATCGAACCTTCCAGTTTTAAGAAGAGTCAAGTGTGACAGAACAAAAAAGAAGCTGAAGGAGAGCCTTCAGCTTCTTAACACTTTTATTCTTCAAATACTTTTCGGATATCAATTTTAACGATTTCTTCTGAATCAGCATCTTCTTCAGAACCAGCTTCCTCTTCAGAATCAGTACCCTCTTCAGAATCAGCTTCCTCTTCAGAATCAGTACCCTCTTCAGAATCAGTACCCTCTTCAGAATCAGTACCCTCTTCAGAATCAGCTTCCTCTTCAGAATCAGTACCCTCTTCAGAATCAGCTTCCTCTTCAGAATCAGTACCCTCTTCAGAATCAGTACCCTCTTCAGAATCAGCTTCCTCTTCAGAATCAGCTTCCTCTTCAGAACCAGCTTCCTCTTCAGAAACGACTACTTGTACGGCAGAGTTTTCAGAAGCATGTAACTTCGCTTGTTCACTAGCTTTTAAACGTGCCATTGCTTCAAATTTCATTTCTACTGCATGTTCTTCGTCTTGATCCTTTTGTTCTTTAGGCTCCTCTTCTGAAGTTGTTCCCTCTTCCTCTTTGGTGTCGTCTTCTTTAACTACAGAAGTATCATTAGATTCAGGTTCTTCGTTTGTATCTTCATCCTCTGTGTTTTCTTCCACATCTTCTTCTTTAGAATCACTTTGTTTCTTTTCTTTAGGACCATGGACAGCAGAATTAGGAGATGCATTTTCCTTCGCTGTTTCACTTGCTCGCTCGCTAGCCATAGAACGTGATTTTTCTTTATCAGTCTCTTCTT
This window harbors:
- a CDS encoding DUF559 domain-containing protein; the encoded protein is MNITMFIEYAAFMTLLILAIVLTLRVRNEEQPEEMGADGISSNLVRRLYEGFLAYGLQPTLRYQVEKYTVDVAFPELKIAVEAVEHDFLITSDVWEDEWEKESYLKNHGWTVMRFSGARIDEDLSRIVEKVSREMTGKSNSS